A stretch of the Desulforegula conservatrix Mb1Pa genome encodes the following:
- a CDS encoding OmpP1/FadL family transporter, producing the protein MIILILLMISAVIFQAIFVCPVMAGNVDNFGIGSRAISVCGAVAACPDETYALFNNPGALKGSDRFTFSAGTSLVKPDLIVNEYSVSHDPYHQKTAPFSSTTDGIAVPHFSASKKINDRITAGVAAYVPFGLEMEWPSNPNRNPAAYNSHESYYVREVITPGMSFNINDTFSIGTGLSIGKAKTGQSNREYFPEYIATSQPVRDKTGLDEATLKKISSLFHDADIRVDLEDDANLSMNIGMLFTPSEDINLGITWRSGTEADFSGSAVVVAPNGMILRSKADTAIDFPQQIQAGVRIYPLKTVAFEADILWTEWSVTNAYHLSFSPAIIGMIPEISYPRKWEDKFQLKFGTEWQIIEKVTLRCGYTYDPSPIPDETFDFVWPDADRHVYGIGAGIDLEGVTVDIAGTYVTSDGDRIIKGESQNLNSSYKSLPVSMKAGGDMKGIGLTLTWKY; encoded by the coding sequence ATGATAATTCTAATTTTATTAATGATTTCAGCAGTCATATTCCAGGCAATTTTCGTATGCCCGGTCATGGCAGGCAATGTTGACAACTTCGGAATAGGCTCACGGGCCATATCAGTCTGCGGAGCTGTTGCAGCCTGTCCGGACGAAACATATGCTTTGTTCAACAATCCTGGCGCTCTTAAAGGCAGCGACAGATTCACTTTTTCAGCCGGAACTTCGCTTGTAAAGCCGGACCTGATAGTAAACGAATACAGCGTTAGCCATGATCCTTATCATCAAAAAACAGCTCCTTTTTCCAGCACGACTGACGGCATAGCAGTTCCGCATTTCAGCGCGTCTAAAAAAATCAATGACAGAATAACAGCAGGAGTCGCGGCATATGTGCCATTCGGGCTTGAGATGGAATGGCCGTCTAATCCCAACAGAAACCCTGCGGCATATAACAGTCATGAGTCTTATTATGTTAGGGAAGTTATCACTCCAGGAATGTCCTTTAATATCAATGATACTTTTTCCATCGGAACGGGTCTTTCTATAGGCAAAGCAAAGACTGGCCAGAGCAACAGAGAGTATTTCCCTGAATACATAGCAACGTCCCAGCCTGTGAGGGACAAAACAGGACTCGACGAAGCAACGCTCAAAAAAATTTCTTCATTGTTCCACGATGCTGACATAAGGGTTGACCTTGAAGATGACGCAAATCTTTCCATGAATATAGGCATGCTTTTTACGCCATCTGAAGACATAAACCTTGGCATTACGTGGAGAAGCGGAACAGAGGCTGATTTTTCAGGAAGCGCGGTGGTTGTTGCCCCAAATGGCATGATCCTGAGATCAAAGGCTGATACTGCGATTGACTTCCCCCAGCAGATCCAGGCCGGAGTAAGGATATATCCGCTTAAAACCGTTGCTTTCGAGGCAGACATTCTCTGGACAGAATGGTCAGTTACAAATGCTTATCACCTTTCTTTCAGCCCGGCCATTATTGGAATGATCCCTGAAATTTCATATCCAAGAAAATGGGAAGATAAATTCCAGCTCAAATTCGGTACAGAATGGCAGATTATTGAAAAAGTTACGCTTCGATGCGGATATACATATGATCCCTCACCCATACCTGATGAAACTTTTGATTTTGTATGGCCAGACGCAGACCGCCATGTTTATGGGATCGGCGCGGGAATAGATCTGGAAGGAGTTACGGTCGACATTGCAGGAACATACGTGACATCAGACGGAGACAGAATAATAAAAGGCGAAAGCCAGAATCTGAACAGCTCATATAAAAGCCTCCCAGTCAGCATGAA